A region of the Cottoperca gobio chromosome 22, fCotGob3.1, whole genome shotgun sequence genome:
AAATTTGGATAAATATAATTTCATCGGGCCTCATGGTTGAATTGATACGTCAATATGGCATGTCGGTACCtagatataataaatacaataaataaaacaataaattagaTTGGGTTAACACACAGAACTCTTCATTTGTTGTTCTaacaaatgagagaaagaaatatggCTTCTTGATGCAGTTATCACCCCGGGGTTTCTCCAAATGCGTCAGGAAAaagctgttgttattgttattagatCTGTATGTAGAGCAGGGCAGGAAACTTACTTACATTTGTCCACTAGATACTGTAAACTTACCAGAAACTGTCAAATCTTAACCAGCATTTGGTTGGTGGCTGGCAGTAATTTCCCTGCCCTGCGTAAAGCTtttgagaaaatgaaagaacaGCGCCTTTAAAGTGTGACGATGCCAGTCCTGACACCTGTTACAGTCGACTTGTTATACCAAACCATGGGAAGACACTGTCTTGAGTCTGGCTAcattaaaatcttaaaaaccGCTTGGGagggaaaaataataataatatcaaatgATACTTGCAAAATCCCCCAGCTGTAtaatgcaaaaaatatatttctatatacacatacgtacatatacatatattccaTTCATAATTGCTCAAATCTTTAGGAAAATATGCATTGATTCATAGATTTGGATTTACAATTTGTTCTGTTTCTGATGCATGTAGTGTGATGAATTGTTCCTCAGTCCATGTTACAATAAATAGAAATGGACAAAATGGCAGAGAATACGACCAGAAGGAGCTAGTATGACAGAATGTATGACAGACGTAAACATGGAAAGTACGTAAATAAGAATGCATCATGGTATAGGTAATTATCTTTGCCCTCTCACAGATATTGTCAAGTTTTGGATTTCATCAACAAAGTAGGAAACTAACTGCTTCGCCCACAGGCCAGCGTGGCTTGTGAATcccaaaattaattaatttcacgGTTACTACTTTAACTgccaattacattttttgaatAAAAGATGAAGGTCCCAACAGCAGCTGCCGACTTGCCTAAGTGGCCGTTAGAGCAGACTAACTACACCTCCAACAGCCGATCCCAAAATCTACTTGCCTTGCTGTTAATTTCCCACCTTGTCCCAAAACCTCCAACAATCTCCATGTGTAACAATACCACATACAGAACATGCACATGTGTACTGTGCATAGTCTGGAAAGAGTCTGAGGGATCAGTACAGGCCAGAGGAATGTTCTAAGTTTCAGGATCCCACTATGATCTCCATGATGTGGTCCAGTTCATTCAGGTCTGACCTGCAGCTCGAGCTGGAGCTGAGGGCCGTTGGCCCGTGAGAGGAAAGGCTCTCCAGCAGATCGTAAGGCCCCATCTTTGGGGCGCTCTGCATGCCTGTCAGCACCGTATCGAGGTCATAGTAGGACGGGTCCACGTCTGAAAACAGTTCCTCGAGGGCCGGGTCAGGGGGCGGCGCAGGGTGTTTGATCTCAAAAGTCCCAAAAACCTGCTCCCCTGTCCTGGATTCTGCGCTCAGGTGGTCCCGGTCCCCCTCCTCGCTCTCAGACGCACACTCCTCgctgtcctcctcttcatcctcctcacactcaccatcttcctcttcctcctcccagcAGGGTCCCATGCCAAAGGGACCTGCAAGGTACGAAGCAGAGGATAGCTGGGGGGAGACGGGCGATAAAGTGGACATGGTGACCTCTGTCTCCACGTCTCCCTCCATCACGACCTCCTCAGCGTGGTAGCCTTCTTCCAGACCGACTACCGAGAAGGGCTTTGGGCTCTGCCCGGCCTGAGCTGCCGCGTCAGTCTGCCGGCACAGCACCTCGGTGGCCACCAGGCGGTCTGCGGGACACTGGGCGGCTGCCAGAGCCTGGGTCATTATCTGCCAGGTGCCGTCCTGGGTCATCTCCTCCTGGATCTGCCGCACTGTGTTGGCGATGAGCACAGAACGGCACAGGTTCGGCTCCACCagcatgtggcagagctgcagCTTGATCAGCGACATGTCAAGCAGCGATTGCCGCTG
Encoded here:
- the cdca4 gene encoding cell division cycle-associated protein 4; the protein is MFPKGTKRKFSDSGEEPVSSGDQVPVAPSVAARTLTSSYSLQRQSLLDMSLIKLQLCHMLVEPNLCRSVLIANTVRQIQEEMTQDGTWQIMTQALAAAQCPADRLVATEVLCRQTDAAAQAGQSPKPFSVVGLEEGYHAEEVVMEGDVETEVTMSTLSPVSPQLSSASYLAGPFGMGPCWEEEEEDGECEEDEEEDSEECASESEEGDRDHLSAESRTGEQVFGTFEIKHPAPPPDPALEELFSDVDPSYYDLDTVLTGMQSAPKMGPYDLLESLSSHGPTALSSSSSCRSDLNELDHIMEIIVGS